One Chaetodon trifascialis isolate fChaTrf1 chromosome 12, fChaTrf1.hap1, whole genome shotgun sequence DNA window includes the following coding sequences:
- the sf3b1 gene encoding splicing factor 3B subunit 1 isoform X2, giving the protein MLEQNLSKEEREIRQQLAEKAKSGDLKAVNGSAASQAATKRKRRWDQTADQTPSNATPKKMSSWDQADSSAETPGHTPAHTPSNSRWDETPGRPKGSETPGATPSTRMWDPTPSHTPAGAATPGRDTPGHATPGHGGATGSVRKNRWDETPKTERETPGHGSGWAETPRTDRGDESVGETPTPGASKRKSRWDETPASQMGSSTPLLTPGKTPIGTPAMNMATPTPGHLMSMTPEQLQAWRWEREIDERNRPLTDEELDAMFPEGYKVLPPPAGYVPIRTPARKLSATPTPIGGMTGFHMQAEDRTTKQMNDQPSGNLPFLKPDDIQYFDKLLVEVDESTLSPEEQKERKIMKLLLKIKNGTPPMRKAALRQITDKAREFGAGPLFNQILPLLMSPTLEDQERHLLVKVIDRILYKLDDLVRPYVHKILVVIEPLLIDEDYYARVEGREIISNLAKAAGLATMISTMRPDIDNMDEYVRNTTARAFAVVASALGIPSLLPFLKAVCKSKKSWQARHTGIKIVQQIAILMGCAILPHLRSLVEIIEHGLVDEQQKVRTISALAIAALAEAATPYGIESFDSVLKPLWKGIRQHRGKGLAAFLKAIGYLIPLMDAEYANYYTREVMLILIREFQSPDEEMKKIVLKVVKQCCGTDGVEANYIKTEILPPFFKHFWQHRMALDRRNYRQLVDTTVELANKVGAAEIISRIVDDLKDEAEQYRKMVMETIEKIMGNLGAADIDHKLEEQLIDGILYAFQEQTTEDSVMLNGFGTVVNALGKRVKPYLPQICGTVLWRLNNKSAKVRQQAADLISRTAVVMKTCQEEKLMGHLGVVLYEYLGEEYPEVLGSILGALKAIVNVIGMHKMTPPIKDLLPRLTPILKNRHEKVQENCIDLVGRIADRGAEYVSAREWMRICFELLELLKAHKKAIRRATVNTFGYIAKAIGPHDVLATLLNNLKVQERQNRVCTTVAIAIVAETCSPFTVLPALMNEYRVPELNVQNGVLKSLSFLFEYIGEMGKDYIYAVTPLLEDALMDRDLVHRQTASAVVQHMSLGVYGFGCEDSLNHLLNYVWPNVFETSPHVIQAVMGALEGLRVAIGPCRMLQYCLQGLFHPARKVRDVYWKIYNSIYIGSQDALIAHYPQVYNDEKNIYVRYELEYVL; this is encoded by the exons ATGTTGGAGCAGAACCTGTCCAAAGAGGAG AGAGAGATTCGTCAGCAGCTGGCAGAGAAGGCCAAGTCAGGGGACCTAAAAGCTGTCAATGGGTCTGCAGCCTCCCAAGCTGCCACAAAACGTAAGCGTCGCTGGGACCAGACAGCTGACCAAACCCCCTCTAATGCTACACCCAAAAAGATGTCCAGCTGGGACCAGGCTGACTCTTCTGCTGAG ACTCCAGGACacacccctgcacacacaccttcaaacAGCCGATGGGATGAAACACCTGGCCGCCCTAAAGGCAGTGAGACCCCAGGGGCCACTCCCAGCACCCGCATGTGGGATCCCACTCCCAGTCACACACCTGCGGGCGCTGCCACCCCTGGCAGGGACACCCCTGGCCACGCCACGCCTGGCCACGGTGGAGCCACAGGAAGTGTACGCAAGAACCGCTGGGACGAAACcccaaagacagaaagagagacccCAGGACATGGGAGTGGCTGGGCTGAAACACCACgcacagacagaggagatgagTCGGTGGGTGAAACTCCAACTCCAGGGGCCAGTAAGAGGAAGTCTCGGTGGGATGAAACTCCTGCCAGTCAGATGGGGTCCTCAACACCACTCCTTACGCCAGGAAAAACTCCCATAGGAACACCAGCTATGAACATGGCTACCCCAACACCAG gCCACCTGATGAGCATGActccagagcagctgcaggcatGGAGGTGGGAGAGGGAAATTGATGAGAGGAACCGGCCTCTCACAGACGAAGAGCTTGATGCTATGTTCCCAGAGGGATACAAG GTGTTGCCTCCACCAGCAGGCTATGTCCCGATCCGTACGCCAGCCCGTAAGCTCTCAGCCACTCCCACCCCTATTGGAGGCATGACAGGCTTCCACATGCAGGCAGAGGACCGCACcacaaaacagatgaatgaTCAGCCCTCAGGAAACCTCCCCTTTCTCAAACCCGATGACATCCAGTATTTTGACAAACTGCTG GTGGAGGTGGATGAGTCCACTCTGAGtccagaggagcagaaagaaaggaagatCATGAAGCTGCTACTGAAGATCAAAAATGGAACACCACCAATGAGGAAG GCTGCTCTGCGTCAGATCACAGATAAGGCTCGTGAATTTGGAGCAGGCCCCCTGTTCAACCAGATCCTGCCATTACTCATGTCGCCCACCCTGGAGGACCAGGAGCGTCACCTGCTGGTTAAAGTGATTGACCGCATTCTCTACAAACTGGATGACCTGGTTCGACCATACGTACACAAG ATCCTGGTGGTGATTGAGCCCCTACTGATTGATGAGGACTACTATGCCAGAGTAGAAGGCAGAGAAATCATCTCCAACTTGGCAAAG GCTGCTGGTTTGGCTACGATGATCTCCACAATGCGACCTGATATTGACAACATGGATGAGTATGTGAGAAACACCACAGCCCGAGCCTTTGCCGTGGTGGCCTCTGCTCTTGGTATTCCCTCTCTCCTGCCCTTCCTCAAAGCTGTGTGTAAAAGCAAGAAGTCCTGGCAGGCCCGACACACAGGCATCAAGATCGTGCAGCAGATCGCCATCCTGATGGGCTGTGCCATTCTGCCCCACCTTCGCAGCTTGGTGGAGATTATCGAACACG gtTTGGTGGATGAGCAGCAGAAGGTGAGGACCATCAGTGCCCTGGCTATAGCTGCCCTTGCTGAAGCTGCTACACCCTATGGTATTGAATCCTTTGACTCAGTCCTCAAGCCGCTGTGGAAGGGtatcagacagcacagaggcaag GGTCTGGCTGCTTTCCTCAAAGCTATTGGCTACCTGATCCCACTGATGGATGCTGAGTATGCAAACTACTATACCAGAGAAGTGATGCTGATTCTCATCAGAGAGTTCCAGTCCCCTGATGAGGAGATGAAAAAGATTGTGCTGAAG GTGGTGAAACAGTGTTGTGGTACTGATGGTGTGGAAGCCAACTACATTAAAACGGAGATCCTGCCCCCCTTCTTCAAGCACTTCTGGCAACACAGGATGGCTCTGGACAGACGAAACTATAGACAG TTGGTGGACACCACAGTGGAGTTGGCCAACAAAGTGGGAGCAGCAGAGATCATTTCCCGCATCGTTGATGACCTGAAAGATGAGGCAGAGCAGTACAGGAAGATGGTGATGGAGACCATCGAAAAAATTATGGGCAACCTGGGTGCAGCTGACATCGACCacaagctggaggagcagctgattgATGGTATCCTGTATGCCTTCCAGGAACAGACAACAGAG GACTCTGTGATGCTTAATGGTTTTGGCACAGTGGTGAATGCTCTGGGGAAGCGTGTGAAACCCTACCTGCCTCAGATCTGTGGTACAGTACTGTGGCGTCTGAACAACAAGTCAGCCAAAGTCCGTCAGCAGGCTGCCGACCTGATCTCCCGTACAGCTGTGGTCATGAAGACTTGCCAGGAG GAAAAACTGATGGGTCACTTGGGTGTGGTGCTGTATGAGTACCTTGGAGAGGAGTATCCGGAGGTGCTGGGAAGTATCCTGGGAGCACTCAAggccattgttaatgttattg GTATGCACAAGATGACCCCACCAATCAAAGACTTGCTTCCTCGTTTGACTCCCATCCTGAAGAACAGACATGAGAAAGTGCAGGAGAACTGTATTGATCTGGTGGGCAGGATTGCTGACAG GGGCGCTGAATATGTGTCGGCCCGCGAGTGGATGAGGATTTGTTTTGaactgctggagctgctcaaGGCTCACAAAAAAGCCATCCGCAGAGCAACTGTCAACACATTTGGTTATATTGCCAAAGCCATTGG CCCCCATGATGTCTTGGCCACTCTGCTCAATAACCTGAAGGTTCAGGAGCGTCAGAACAGAGTCTGCACGACTGTGGCCATTGCCATCGTTGCTGAAACCTGTTCACCATTCACAGTGCTCCCTGCGCTCATGAACGAATACCGCGTGCCTGAGCTCAATGTGCAGAACGGTGTTCTGAAGTCCCTCTCCTTCCTGTTCGAGTACATTGGAGAGATGGGCAAAGACTACATCTATGCTGTCACACCACTGCTGGAGGACGCGCTCATGGACAG AGACTTGGTACACAGACAGACTGCCAGTGCAGTGGTCCAGCACATGTCTCTGGGTGTCTACGGGTTTGGCTGTGAAGACTCCCTTAACCACTTGCTTAACTACGTGTGGCCCAACGTATTTGAGACATCGCCTCACGTAATCCAGGCTGTTATGGGTGCCCTGGAGGGGCTGAGGGTTGCCATCGGGCCGTGCCGCATGCTGCAGTACTGCTTACAG GGTCTGTTCCATCCAGCCAGGAAAGTCAGAGATGTCTACTGGAAGATTTACAACTCCATCTACATTGGCTCACAAGACGCCCTCATCGCCCACTACCCACAAGTCTACAACGACGAGAAGAACATTTACGTCCGCTATGAGCTGGAGTATGTCTTGTAA